From a region of the Chitinophaga caseinilytica genome:
- a CDS encoding SusC/RagA family TonB-linked outer membrane protein, which yields MTKKLLFLLVLLGAAYAVALAQDRKVSGTVTDAKGEALPGVSIREVGTSNGTASLADGKFTLTLKSASPSLEFSFMGYTRTTIKVEGRTDFKVVMQSDAQQLKDVVITGYEQKKRKTLTTAVTRLEGDEIQNIPAASVVNLLQGRIAGLGVINNSGAPGIGAPVFIRGNASVASSFNDNRIYSDPLYVVDGIQVPADRAGSKSFSSNDFATGNSPISWLNPNDIESIDVLKDAAAAAVYGSRGANGVIIIKTRTAKTGKPKIDLRAYNGVNFAPQLFPMLGGKAEREAKVDIWQRFAPYDQLMSGMPIQMTDSLNPYFNNSTDWQSMYFRTGRIQNYDASVSSGNEMGNFRLGGGYYDEQGIVLNTGFKRYSASFTGRLLPNKKTTIQLQSYLGRTDRSRGNSRNGQGISSRGIWSVPSSVYMVPDKSPYGGGMLDAYTRNRDKNFTNTINTSLQVMYQFTPELLFTSTGSISYAVDKRDYFFAGVANNGISEAGQYNGASNAYTITNQLSYSHTTPNNDHNYGAFVVQEFNKNTMESTIIQGTGGGSDYVQIVNGYSRKNTFTQTGYGANATSSVLGKVNYGFREKYLFDASLRADGSSKLSPDRRWGYFPTFSVGWRITEEPFVKNNLPWIDEAKVRYSWGKTANQFVQDYGSISSLLPIGGGFGEPQENYVSTYGGTPVAVQNFSQMQNRDLDWEYSDQSNLGIEIAVLKNRISLIADFYQRYTEGGTYAETLPTSSGYSMINRNGVDLLNKGFELTLSGKVFNSTKPGGFNWTTRVTLARNTTKVAKLPNNNQPWYLDQLTMVKVGSAPYGYLFMVNDGVWQSDAEVPVDPFTGKKLYFDYGYLPYRVGSPRFLDLNGDYKINDLNGDGGREVNDRMWVGDPSIKLEGGWTNTFSYKNFTVDMMFNYRIGVKVVNSALQRYWNSTKVVGGYNPNYKSFDYFNGNSLDWGGIPPLGEYDIFGFAPGSRGAEDARFPTLNYWTGSVQTFWNIYDYKSAFVEDASFMRLKNLMVSYNVPSKTIRRIGLDRALVYANTENVFILTKYSGRDPEGIEFPSGYDRGRNYPLSRKITLGLNLTF from the coding sequence ATGACCAAGAAGCTACTCTTTTTGTTGGTCCTGCTAGGGGCAGCGTATGCTGTTGCCCTAGCTCAGGACCGAAAGGTGTCCGGTACAGTGACGGATGCCAAAGGTGAGGCCCTTCCCGGGGTATCTATCCGGGAAGTGGGGACCTCCAACGGTACGGCATCCCTGGCCGACGGAAAATTTACCCTGACCTTAAAATCTGCCAGTCCCTCCCTTGAATTTTCTTTCATGGGGTACACCCGTACCACGATCAAAGTGGAAGGGCGCACTGATTTCAAGGTTGTGATGCAATCGGATGCGCAGCAACTGAAAGACGTTGTGATCACGGGGTACGAGCAGAAAAAACGCAAAACCCTGACTACCGCGGTTACGCGGCTTGAGGGCGACGAGATCCAGAACATCCCGGCAGCTTCGGTGGTGAACCTGCTGCAGGGGCGTATCGCTGGTTTGGGCGTAATTAACAACTCGGGTGCACCGGGCATCGGCGCGCCGGTGTTCATCCGCGGTAACGCCAGCGTGGCTTCCAGCTTTAACGACAACCGGATTTACTCCGATCCCCTTTACGTGGTGGACGGGATCCAGGTGCCGGCAGACCGTGCGGGCTCTAAAAGTTTTTCCTCCAACGATTTCGCCACCGGCAACAGCCCGATTTCCTGGCTGAACCCGAACGACATTGAGTCTATCGACGTACTGAAAGATGCCGCCGCCGCGGCCGTTTACGGTTCCCGCGGTGCCAACGGTGTCATCATCATCAAAACCAGAACGGCAAAAACAGGCAAACCCAAAATCGACCTGCGCGCTTATAACGGCGTGAACTTCGCTCCGCAGCTGTTCCCCATGCTGGGCGGCAAGGCCGAGCGTGAAGCAAAAGTCGACATCTGGCAGCGCTTCGCGCCTTACGACCAGCTGATGTCAGGCATGCCTATCCAGATGACGGACAGCCTCAACCCGTATTTCAACAACTCTACCGACTGGCAGAGCATGTACTTCCGTACCGGCCGCATCCAGAACTACGACGCCAGCGTTTCGTCTGGCAATGAGATGGGGAACTTCCGCCTGGGCGGAGGTTACTACGATGAACAGGGCATCGTCCTCAATACCGGCTTCAAGCGCTATTCGGCGAGTTTCACGGGCCGCCTGTTGCCGAACAAGAAAACGACCATCCAGCTGCAATCCTACCTGGGCCGTACCGACCGTTCCCGCGGCAACAGCCGTAACGGGCAGGGTATCAGCTCCCGCGGGATCTGGAGCGTTCCTTCGTCCGTTTACATGGTGCCCGACAAGAGCCCCTATGGCGGCGGCATGCTCGATGCATATACGCGCAACCGTGACAAGAACTTTACCAATACCATCAACACCAGTTTGCAGGTAATGTACCAGTTCACGCCAGAATTGCTTTTCACCTCCACAGGGTCGATCAGTTACGCGGTCGACAAGCGTGATTACTTCTTTGCAGGGGTGGCCAACAACGGCATTTCCGAAGCCGGCCAGTACAACGGCGCCAGTAACGCATACACGATCACTAACCAACTGTCTTACAGCCATACTACCCCTAACAACGACCATAACTATGGTGCGTTCGTGGTACAGGAATTCAACAAGAATACCATGGAATCCACCATCATTCAGGGCACAGGTGGAGGATCCGACTATGTACAGATCGTAAACGGATATTCACGCAAAAATACTTTTACCCAAACTGGATATGGCGCTAACGCCACTTCTTCCGTTCTCGGTAAAGTAAACTATGGTTTCCGTGAAAAATACCTGTTCGATGCATCCCTTCGCGCAGACGGCTCTTCCAAGCTGTCGCCCGATCGCCGCTGGGGTTATTTCCCCACCTTCTCTGTGGGTTGGCGTATTACCGAAGAGCCTTTCGTGAAGAACAACCTTCCCTGGATCGACGAAGCGAAGGTGCGTTACAGCTGGGGTAAAACCGCGAACCAGTTCGTGCAGGACTACGGAAGCATCAGCAGCCTGTTGCCAATCGGCGGCGGATTCGGCGAACCTCAGGAAAACTATGTTTCGACATACGGCGGCACACCTGTAGCGGTGCAGAACTTCTCGCAAATGCAGAACCGTGATCTGGACTGGGAATATTCTGACCAGTCGAACCTCGGTATCGAAATTGCCGTGCTGAAAAACCGGATCAGCTTAATTGCCGATTTCTATCAGCGCTACACAGAAGGAGGTACCTATGCCGAAACACTGCCCACCAGCTCCGGCTATTCGATGATCAACCGCAATGGGGTAGACTTGCTGAACAAAGGCTTCGAGTTGACGCTCTCCGGCAAGGTGTTCAATTCCACCAAGCCCGGCGGATTTAACTGGACGACCCGGGTGACGCTGGCCCGCAATACCACAAAAGTTGCGAAGCTCCCTAATAACAACCAGCCCTGGTACCTCGATCAACTCACCATGGTAAAAGTAGGCTCCGCACCTTATGGTTACCTGTTCATGGTGAACGACGGGGTTTGGCAAAGCGATGCCGAAGTGCCCGTGGATCCCTTCACCGGTAAAAAACTCTACTTCGATTACGGCTACCTGCCTTACCGCGTTGGCTCGCCCCGATTCCTGGACCTTAACGGCGACTACAAGATCAACGACCTGAACGGCGATGGCGGACGTGAAGTGAACGACCGTATGTGGGTTGGCGATCCCAGCATCAAATTAGAAGGCGGCTGGACGAACACCTTCTCGTATAAGAACTTCACTGTAGACATGATGTTCAACTACCGTATTGGTGTTAAAGTGGTGAACTCCGCGCTGCAACGTTACTGGAACTCTACCAAAGTTGTTGGTGGGTATAATCCGAACTACAAGTCGTTCGATTATTTTAACGGTAACTCCCTCGATTGGGGCGGCATTCCCCCGCTCGGCGAATACGACATTTTCGGCTTCGCTCCCGGCAGCCGTGGTGCGGAAGACGCTCGTTTCCCAACGCTTAACTATTGGACCGGTTCCGTACAGACTTTCTGGAACATTTATGATTACAAAAGCGCGTTCGTGGAAGACGCCTCGTTCATGCGCCTGAAGAACCTCATGGTTAGCTATAACGTGCCTTCCAAGACGATTCGCAGAATCGGGCTCGACAGGGCGTTGGTTTACGCCAATACGGAAAACGTATTCATCCTGACCAAATATTCCGGCAGAGATCCGGAAGGTATCGAGTTTCCGTCCGGGTACGACCGCGGCCGTAACTATCCGTTGTCCCGCAAAATTACCCTGGGCTTAAACTTGACTTTCTAA
- a CDS encoding bifunctional 3,4-dihydroxy-2-butanone-4-phosphate synthase/GTP cyclohydrolase II, whose protein sequence is MLDTIESAIEDIKKGKLVIVVDDEDRENEGDFITAARNVTPEVINFMSMYGRGLICAPLVEERCEELGLDLMVRDNTALHQTPFTVSVDLLGHGCTTGISASDRAKTVQALIDPNTRPEELGKPGHIFPLRAKKGGVLRRTGHTEATIDLARLAGFEPAGVLVEIMNEDGTMARLPELREIAKKFDLKLISIKDLIEYRLRTESLIEEEVRVQMPTKYGNFELVAFKQLNSGDMHMALKKGDWNQGDPVMVRVHSSCFTGDILHSLRCDCGEQLQAAMQMVEKEGKGLILYMNQEGRGIGLMNKLKAYKLQEEGKDTVEANLELGFGMDERDYGVGAQILRHMNVTKMRLITNNPRKRAGLKGYGLEIVENVAIEIHPNPHNEFYLKTKRDKLGHEILKG, encoded by the coding sequence ATGCTGGATACTATCGAATCCGCCATTGAGGATATAAAGAAGGGGAAACTGGTCATTGTAGTGGATGACGAAGATCGTGAGAACGAAGGGGATTTCATTACGGCTGCGCGCAACGTGACACCGGAAGTGATCAATTTTATGAGCATGTACGGCCGCGGGCTGATCTGCGCCCCTCTTGTGGAGGAGCGTTGTGAGGAGCTGGGGCTCGATCTGATGGTGCGCGACAATACCGCATTGCACCAGACGCCCTTTACCGTATCTGTCGACCTCCTGGGCCACGGCTGCACCACGGGCATTTCCGCCTCCGACCGCGCCAAAACCGTTCAGGCGCTCATCGATCCCAATACCCGGCCCGAAGAACTGGGCAAACCCGGGCACATTTTCCCTCTGCGGGCTAAAAAAGGCGGTGTGCTTCGCAGAACGGGGCATACCGAAGCTACGATCGACCTGGCGCGCCTGGCTGGCTTCGAGCCTGCGGGCGTACTGGTGGAGATCATGAATGAAGACGGTACCATGGCCCGGCTTCCCGAGCTCCGCGAGATCGCCAAAAAATTCGACCTCAAACTCATTTCCATCAAGGACCTGATCGAATACCGCCTCCGTACCGAATCCCTCATCGAGGAAGAAGTACGGGTGCAGATGCCCACCAAATACGGCAATTTCGAACTGGTAGCTTTCAAGCAGCTCAATTCCGGCGACATGCACATGGCGCTGAAAAAGGGCGACTGGAACCAGGGAGATCCCGTGATGGTGCGCGTCCATTCCAGCTGCTTTACGGGCGACATCCTGCATTCCCTCCGTTGCGACTGCGGCGAACAGCTGCAGGCTGCCATGCAAATGGTGGAAAAGGAAGGCAAAGGCCTCATTTTGTACATGAACCAGGAAGGGCGCGGCATCGGGCTTATGAACAAACTCAAAGCCTACAAACTCCAGGAAGAAGGCAAAGATACCGTGGAAGCGAACCTGGAACTGGGCTTCGGGATGGACGAGCGCGATTATGGTGTAGGCGCGCAAATCCTTCGGCACATGAACGTGACGAAAATGCGCCTCATCACGAACAATCCCCGCAAGCGCGCGGGCCTCAAAGGCTACGGCCTCGAGATCGTGGAGAACGTGGCGATCGAAATCCATCCCAATCCCCACAACGAATTTTATCTCAAAACGAAACGCGATAAGCTCGGGCACGAAATCCTGAAAGGATAA
- a CDS encoding isoaspartyl peptidase/L-asparaginase yields the protein MRFILIFCLLIQTGWAAAQEKYVLVIHGGAGTILRSQLTPEKETAYRDALKAALTAGYDVLSKGGSSLDAVEAAVRSMEDCPLFNAGKGAVFTAEGKNELDAAIMNGKTLEAGAVAGVTVVKNPISAARAVMEKSKHVMMVGKGAETFAKEAGLEIVDPSYFRTEERWQGLLRARQLDSTRQQLGHADTAASARLGAEMRDYKFGTVGAVALDRQGDLAAATSTGGMTNKRYGRVGDAPVIGAGTYADNATCAVSCTGWGEYFIRLVVAKTVCDLIAYKGMSVRDAANELIMKKVPALGGDGGLIAIDRNGRIAMPFNTAGMYRAAITENGRMEVMIFK from the coding sequence ATGCGCTTTATACTCATTTTTTGCCTCCTGATACAAACCGGTTGGGCAGCGGCCCAGGAAAAATACGTGCTGGTCATCCACGGTGGGGCCGGTACCATTTTGAGATCGCAACTGACGCCGGAAAAGGAAACGGCCTACCGAGATGCGCTGAAAGCTGCGCTGACGGCGGGTTATGATGTGCTGAGCAAGGGCGGGTCGAGCCTGGACGCGGTGGAGGCGGCGGTGCGGTCGATGGAAGATTGTCCGCTTTTCAATGCCGGCAAGGGCGCGGTGTTCACGGCTGAGGGGAAGAATGAGCTGGATGCGGCGATCATGAACGGTAAAACGCTGGAAGCCGGCGCGGTGGCTGGCGTTACCGTGGTGAAGAACCCGATATCCGCCGCCAGGGCGGTGATGGAGAAAAGTAAACATGTGATGATGGTCGGGAAAGGGGCGGAGACGTTTGCGAAGGAAGCAGGCCTGGAGATCGTGGACCCGTCTTATTTCCGGACGGAGGAACGCTGGCAGGGGCTATTGCGCGCCCGGCAGCTGGATTCGACGCGGCAGCAGCTGGGCCATGCGGACACGGCGGCTTCCGCGAGGCTGGGAGCGGAGATGCGCGACTATAAATTCGGCACGGTGGGGGCGGTGGCGCTCGACCGGCAGGGGGACCTGGCGGCGGCCACGTCTACCGGGGGCATGACCAACAAGCGGTACGGCCGGGTGGGGGATGCGCCGGTGATCGGGGCCGGGACGTACGCCGATAACGCGACCTGCGCCGTTTCGTGTACGGGTTGGGGTGAGTATTTCATCCGGCTGGTGGTGGCGAAAACGGTTTGTGACCTGATCGCATACAAAGGAATGAGTGTCCGGGATGCGGCGAACGAATTGATAATGAAGAAAGTACCGGCGTTGGGGGGAGACGGGGGCCTCATCGCGATCGACAGGAACGGCCGGATCGCGATGCCTTTTAACACGGCGGGCATGTATCGGGCGGCTATTACTGAAAATGGGAGGATGGAAGTGATGATCTTCAAATAG
- a CDS encoding translocation/assembly module TamB domain-containing protein, producing MTIALLSLLGLLLLVSILVNIPYVQNLLVQEVTARLSKQLNTRVEIRHVNFRLFNSMRLEGTLVEDRNKDTLLYAEALHVRITDWFFIQEKPVLKFVGLEDAQVNLIRPRNDSLWNYQFIIDEFGGAPVQPAKKQKTGISLDLKKVDFRRVRFNLVDQWVGEDMNASAGRIYLDAEQLDLLTRNIKINELLLDQPSFVVSSYPASPLRKRRAPSPAAPKPVLDSAAIVPLRWNADNWKLIVKSLTIKDGTFGVNNLSDSVPSTAGQFDPSRIRFAQINLSISNSRLVKDSIFADLALSTRERSGFEVKSLKAKFKMSPVEMEFNDLDLVTNNSHIKDYYTMQYEDMADLGDYVDLVTMKANFRETRLSSDDIAFFAPPLSAWDTEILVNGSVEGPVSNLSADSMQLQGGKATRLRGNFSMRGLPYINETFIDFNARELTTSGADVRQFFPMLKDITAVKTELIQRLAFQGSFTGFVNDFVAYGKFQTNLGNLDSDINFKTSKDVPVYSGSLTTYDFQLGELLGNTIVDRVTMKAKVKGEGFNFKNLKAAVDADIQQIGLYGYQYQNLKTEGEMNRKFFNGALTVNDPNLDMDFTGTIDFNSRLPIFNFYSEIRNSDLKALHLTEDSITLQAKADLNFAGSNIDNFDGTARLYDLSLFKNRNRVEFDSLSVYTGTENGLKTLRVRGNEVNGFVQGSYSFMELPNAFKLFLNKYYPSFFKSPPMVNAGQDFTFSLEFGQVDKLIAAFTNDVSGFDGTRIEGALNTLTGNVSLNAVVPQAAFRDFGVRNLVLKSTGDFSRINVSTSLGEVLFRDSVMFRNPLILASSGKDTSLIKLDLQAEDTTSLNGFYARLVTVGDGVKIHFLNSSFTVNGKPWNMMSGNEVYWSTDFLTVHNLKITRNDQAITISTNEFNPDESRFMINLKDLNLADIISHGLTSYLIEGMANGDIDVHDPFGRLSVDADVRTSQLRVDNDSIGLVNWKGNYDHTIGQLSFDVSADNSLASFTAKGTVGLSDSNRVLNASTDLNNTSISLLDKYLGDYVSELTGSATGHLDVTGTTDKPSFRGSVKVQDIGMKVNYLGTRYKIPLLHVHHMDDNLIEMKPFTLIDKFNNKAVVNGFIQHQNFYDMVFEFDVQSDKFLFLDTGPADNDLYYGTVLSQGRVYFTGPLENLELRVLARPLKGTHFYLPLSDSKDIGKHEYIRFKQYGKVVEEQKKKSDIKLNVKMDIAANPDAQIDVILNASTNDVISANGTGNLAINVNLEGDFTMYGNYTINTGTYNFSFQRLASWKFDIDKNSTISWNGDPGEALVNITAKYSIPKVSLYNLSTAAASGAAGASATDDKLMNRSERVDILLYLRQSLTQPTITYEITLPDVGSMAYESGVASRLKEINSNQNQALYQISYLLATGQFQPPDGSANVAITGKNSVGQALSAQASAILNNFSNTFLKNAGIGFNVNYTAYNFNNSASSSYDRNLVSTGITKSFLNNRIRLYVGGNYDWGRVSASSSTQNFAGDFRIEYLLTPDGRVRLNAFSKMDYDAWLLDNRIRSGVGMSYVRDFNRFGELFSDRRLRRVQDSIARAAMLRRMQEDSLRHEDHEHEKDSVDRP from the coding sequence TTGACCATTGCCCTGCTGAGCCTGCTGGGCCTGTTACTCCTCGTCAGTATCCTCGTCAATATTCCCTACGTTCAGAACCTGCTTGTCCAGGAAGTTACGGCGCGGCTGTCCAAACAGCTGAACACCCGTGTCGAAATCCGCCACGTCAACTTCCGCCTGTTCAACAGCATGCGCCTGGAAGGCACGCTGGTGGAAGACCGGAACAAAGATACCCTCCTTTACGCAGAAGCCCTCCACGTCCGCATCACCGACTGGTTCTTCATCCAGGAAAAACCGGTGCTCAAGTTCGTAGGGCTCGAAGATGCGCAGGTCAACCTCATCCGCCCCCGGAACGACTCCCTCTGGAATTATCAATTTATTATAGACGAGTTCGGCGGCGCCCCCGTTCAGCCGGCCAAAAAACAGAAAACCGGTATTTCGCTCGACCTGAAAAAAGTGGACTTCCGCCGCGTGCGGTTCAACCTGGTCGACCAATGGGTAGGCGAAGACATGAACGCCTCCGCCGGCCGCATCTACCTCGACGCCGAACAGCTCGATCTCCTGACCCGCAACATCAAGATCAACGAGCTCCTGCTCGATCAGCCCTCGTTCGTGGTATCCAGCTACCCGGCCAGCCCCCTGCGCAAGCGCCGCGCCCCGTCGCCCGCCGCACCGAAACCCGTGCTGGACTCCGCCGCCATCGTGCCTTTGCGATGGAATGCCGACAACTGGAAACTGATCGTCAAATCCCTCACGATCAAAGACGGCACGTTCGGCGTCAACAACCTCAGCGATTCGGTGCCTTCCACGGCCGGGCAGTTCGACCCCTCGCGCATCCGGTTCGCCCAGATCAACCTCTCGATCTCCAACAGCCGGCTCGTGAAAGACAGCATTTTCGCAGACCTGGCGCTCAGCACCCGCGAGCGCAGCGGGTTCGAGGTAAAATCGCTCAAGGCGAAATTCAAGATGTCGCCCGTCGAAATGGAATTCAACGACCTCGACCTGGTGACCAACAACAGCCACATCAAGGATTATTATACGATGCAATACGAGGACATGGCCGACCTGGGCGACTATGTAGACCTCGTGACCATGAAGGCCAATTTCCGCGAAACCCGCCTGTCGTCTGACGATATCGCGTTTTTCGCGCCGCCGCTTTCGGCCTGGGATACGGAAATTTTGGTAAATGGGTCGGTGGAAGGGCCGGTGAGCAACCTTTCGGCAGACAGCATGCAGCTGCAGGGCGGAAAGGCGACGCGGCTCCGGGGGAACTTCAGCATGAGGGGGCTTCCGTACATCAACGAAACATTTATCGATTTCAACGCGCGGGAGCTCACGACCAGCGGCGCCGACGTCCGCCAGTTCTTCCCCATGCTCAAAGATATCACGGCCGTGAAAACCGAGCTCATCCAGCGGCTCGCCTTCCAGGGAAGCTTTACCGGGTTCGTGAACGACTTCGTGGCCTACGGGAAATTCCAGACCAACCTCGGCAACCTCGATTCCGACATCAACTTCAAGACGAGCAAAGACGTGCCCGTTTACTCGGGAAGCCTTACCACATACGACTTCCAGCTCGGCGAGCTCCTCGGCAACACCATCGTGGACCGGGTAACGATGAAAGCCAAGGTAAAAGGCGAAGGTTTCAATTTCAAAAACCTGAAAGCCGCGGTAGACGCGGATATACAGCAGATCGGGCTATACGGCTATCAATATCAGAACCTGAAGACCGAAGGCGAAATGAACCGGAAGTTCTTCAACGGTGCGCTGACCGTGAACGATCCCAACCTGGACATGGATTTTACGGGAACGATCGATTTCAACAGCCGTCTGCCCATATTCAATTTCTATTCGGAAATACGCAACAGCGACCTCAAAGCGCTCCACCTCACGGAAGATTCCATCACGCTGCAGGCGAAAGCCGACCTCAATTTTGCCGGCAGCAACATCGATAACTTCGACGGCACCGCCCGGCTGTACGACCTTTCCCTGTTCAAAAACCGGAACCGCGTGGAATTCGACAGTCTTTCCGTCTACACCGGCACTGAAAACGGGCTGAAAACCTTACGGGTACGGGGGAACGAGGTAAACGGGTTCGTGCAGGGAAGCTATAGTTTCATGGAATTGCCCAACGCTTTCAAACTGTTCCTCAATAAATATTATCCCAGTTTCTTCAAATCGCCGCCCATGGTCAATGCCGGGCAGGACTTCACGTTTTCCCTGGAATTCGGGCAGGTGGACAAGCTCATCGCCGCTTTTACCAACGACGTGAGCGGTTTCGACGGCACACGGATCGAGGGGGCACTCAATACGCTGACGGGGAACGTGTCGCTCAATGCGGTGGTCCCTCAGGCGGCTTTCCGGGATTTCGGGGTGAGGAACCTCGTGCTCAAGTCCACCGGCGATTTCAGCCGTATCAACGTAAGCACGAGCCTGGGCGAGGTGTTGTTCCGGGACAGCGTCATGTTCCGCAATCCGCTCATCCTGGCCAGTTCTGGGAAAGACACCTCGCTCATCAAACTCGATCTGCAGGCGGAAGACACGACTTCCCTCAATGGTTTCTATGCACGGCTGGTAACGGTAGGCGACGGCGTGAAGATCCACTTCCTCAACAGCTCCTTCACCGTGAACGGCAAGCCCTGGAACATGATGTCGGGGAATGAAGTATACTGGAGCACCGATTTCCTGACCGTCCATAACCTGAAAATCACGCGCAACGACCAGGCCATTACTATCAGCACGAACGAATTCAATCCGGACGAGTCGCGGTTCATGATCAACCTGAAAGACCTGAACCTCGCCGATATCATCTCCCACGGCCTTACCAGCTACCTCATCGAAGGCATGGCCAATGGCGATATCGACGTGCACGATCCTTTCGGGCGGCTGAGCGTGGACGCTGACGTGCGGACGAGCCAGCTGCGGGTAGACAATGACTCCATCGGGCTGGTGAACTGGAAAGGAAATTACGACCATACGATCGGGCAGCTTTCCTTCGACGTGTCGGCCGACAATTCCCTGGCGAGCTTTACGGCGAAAGGCACGGTGGGCCTCAGCGACAGCAACCGCGTGTTGAACGCGTCCACCGACCTGAACAACACTTCCATCAGCCTGCTCGATAAATACCTGGGAGATTATGTGAGCGAACTGACCGGTTCGGCTACCGGCCACCTCGACGTGACCGGCACTACCGACAAGCCATCGTTCCGGGGATCGGTGAAGGTGCAGGATATCGGGATGAAAGTGAATTATCTCGGCACGCGGTACAAAATCCCCCTGCTCCACGTGCATCATATGGATGATAACCTTATCGAAATGAAGCCGTTCACGCTGATCGACAAGTTCAACAACAAGGCGGTGGTGAATGGGTTTATCCAGCATCAGAACTTTTACGATATGGTGTTCGAGTTCGACGTGCAGTCAGACAAGTTCCTGTTCCTGGATACGGGGCCGGCGGATAACGACCTGTATTATGGAACGGTGCTGTCGCAGGGAAGGGTTTATTTTACAGGTCCGCTCGAAAACCTCGAGCTTCGCGTGCTGGCGCGCCCGCTGAAGGGCACGCATTTCTACCTGCCGCTGAGCGACAGCAAGGATATCGGCAAGCACGAATACATCCGGTTCAAGCAATACGGAAAGGTGGTGGAAGAGCAGAAAAAGAAGAGCGACATCAAGCTGAATGTGAAGATGGACATCGCCGCCAACCCCGACGCGCAGATCGATGTGATCCTGAATGCCTCCACGAACGACGTGATTTCCGCCAACGGAACGGGCAACCTGGCCATCAATGTGAACCTGGAAGGGGATTTCACGATGTACGGCAATTATACGATCAATACCGGTACCTATAATTTCAGTTTCCAGCGGCTCGCCAGCTGGAAGTTCGATATCGACAAGAACAGTACGATTTCCTGGAACGGGGATCCTGGCGAGGCTTTGGTGAACATTACGGCGAAGTACAGCATTCCCAAGGTGAGTTTGTATAACCTCAGTACCGCCGCCGCCTCGGGCGCGGCAGGGGCATCAGCTACAGACGACAAGCTGATGAACCGTTCGGAGCGGGTGGATATTTTGCTGTACCTGCGGCAATCGCTCACGCAGCCGACCATCACTTATGAGATTACTTTGCCGGACGTGGGGTCTATGGCGTATGAGAGCGGGGTGGCGTCGCGGTTGAAGGAGATCAACTCCAACCAGAACCAGGCTTTGTACCAGATTTCGTACCTGTTGGCAACGGGCCAGTTCCAGCCGCCAGACGGCAGCGCCAACGTGGCGATTACGGGTAAAAACAGTGTGGGGCAGGCTTTGAGCGCGCAGGCTTCGGCGATCCTGAACAACTTCTCCAATACTTTCCTCAAGAATGCGGGGATCGGTTTCAATGTAAACTATACGGCATACAACTTCAATAACAGCGCCAGCAGTTCGTATGACCGGAACCTGGTGAGCACGGGTATCACGAAATCTTTCCTGAACAACCGGATACGTTTATACGTAGGCGGGAACTACGACTGGGGAAGGGTTTCGGCGAGCTCTTCCACGCAAAACTTCGCGGGCGACTTCCGGATCGAGTATTTGCTGACGCCGGACGGGCGTGTTCGTCTGAATGCGTTCAGCAAGATGGATTATGATGCATGGTTGCTGGACAACAGGATCCGGAGTGGCGTGGGGATGTCTTACGTACGTGATTTCAACCGGTTCGGCGAGCTTTTCAGCGACCGGCGGTTGCGGCGGGTACAGGACAGCATTGCGCGGGCCGCGATGCTGCGGAGGATGCAGGAAGACAGTTTGCGGCACGAGGATCACGAGCATGAAAAAGACTCGGTGGACAGACCCTAA